Proteins encoded together in one Miscanthus floridulus cultivar M001 chromosome 16, ASM1932011v1, whole genome shotgun sequence window:
- the LOC136510515 gene encoding aspartic proteinase nepenthesin-1-like, with product MTTNHIVIILASFMIFFLVVPALPADAESRGFRGTMIRRARTDTTAINFTQAAQESHRRLSFLAARSQVDKQSSASHLDSNNSNTETVPLWMDGVVGAYDMEFSIGTPPQELTALADTGSDLIWTKCGAGAAWGSSSPSYHPDTSSTFTKLPCSHRLCTALRSVARCAAGGTECDYTYSYGLGGGDRPQYTQGFLGSETFTLGGDAVPGVGFGCTNASEGNYGTGSGLVGLGRGPLSLVSQLHAGTFMYCLTRDASKASPLLFGTLATMTGAGVQSTGLLASTTFYAVNLRSITIDSATTAGVGGPNGVVFDSGTTLTYLAEPAYTEAKAAFLSQTNLTQVEDRDGFEACYRKPSNGRLLLSAVPAMVLHFDGGADMALPVANYVVEVSDGVVCWVVQKSPSLSIIGNVMQKNYLVLHDVRRSLLSFQPANCDSYKANEASGSPRPLYQFSITMLLCFYIYNMHTSVV from the coding sequence ATGACTACTAATCACATAGTTATTATCCTCGCGTCGTTCATGATCTTCTTCCTCGTCGTTCCCGCTCTTCCGGCCGATGCTGAAAGCCGAGGCTTCCGCGGCACCATGATCCGCCGTGCCCGCACTGATACCACCGCCATCAACTTCACGCAGGCCGCTCAAGAGTCTCACCGTCGGCTGTCATTCCTCGCCGCCCGGTCCCAAGTCGACAAGCAGTCCTCGGCGAGCCACTTGGACAGTAATAATAGTAACACAGAGACAGTACCCCTGTGGATGGACGGCGTCGTCGGCGCCTACGACATGGAGTTCTCCATCGGCACGCCGCCACAGGAGCTGACAGCCCTCGCCGACACCGGCAGCGACCTGATCTGGACCAaatgcggcgccggcgccgcgtgGGGCTCCTCCTCCCCTTCGTACCACCCCGACACGTCGTCCACGTTCACCAAGCTCCCGTGCTCGCACCGTCTGTGCACCGCCCTGCGGTCTGTCGCACGGTGTGCCGCCGGCGGCACCGAGTGCGACTACACGTACTCTTACGGCCTTGGCGGCGGCGACCGTCCCCAGTACACGCAGGGGTTCCTCGGGAGCGAGACCTTCACTCTCGGCGGCGACGCGGTGCCGGGCGTCGGCTTCGGCTGCACCAACGCGTCGGAGGGCAACTACGGCACCGGCTCCGGCCTCGTCGGGCTCGGCCGCGGTCCCCTGTCCCTCGTCTCCCAGCTCCACGCCGGCACCTTCATGTACTGCCTCACCCGTGACGCCTCCAAGGCCAGCCCTCTGCTGTTCGGCACACTAGCCACCATGACAGGCGCGGGCGTGCAGTCCACCGGCCTTCTCGCGTCCACCACCTTCTACGCCGTGAACCTGCGTAGCATAACGATCGACTCGGCGACGACGGCCGGCGTTGGCGGACCCAATGGCGTCGTGTTCGACTCCGGCACGACGCTGACGTATCTTGCTGAGCCGGCGTACACGGAGGCGAAGGCGGCGTTCCTGTCGCAGACGAACCTTACCCAGGTAGAGGATAGGGACGGATTCGAGGCGTGCTACCGGAAACCTAGCAATGGCAGGCTGCTCTTGAGCGCTGTCCCGGCGATGGTGCTGCATTTCGACGGCGGAGCTGACATGGCCTTGCCGGTGGCAAACTACGTCGTGGAAGTGAGCGACGGCGTAGTGTGCTGGGTCGTCCAGAAGTCTCCCAGCCTGTCTATTATCGGCAACGTCATGCAGAAGAATTACCTCGTCCTGCACGACGTCCGCAGATCGCTTTTGTCGTTCCAGCCGGCAAACTGCGACAGCTACAAAGCCAACGAGGCATCAGGCTCGCCTCGTCCCTTGTATCAATTTTCTATCACTATGCTTCTATGCTTCTATATCTACAATATGCATACTTCAGTAGTTTGA